The Panicum hallii strain FIL2 chromosome 9, PHallii_v3.1, whole genome shotgun sequence genome has a window encoding:
- the LOC112873098 gene encoding cilia- and flagella-associated protein 251-like, with amino-acid sequence MEVVPPTVGKEGEEWEVELPFEGKKEEREEELEVVPLIVGKEGEEWEREEEVEREQEPPSEEEEAALEVVPPIVGKEDLEWEVELPYEGKEEGEREKEPRSKEKEEELEVVPPIVGKEGEKLEQELPFEEKEVGERVEELPSEEEEEELEVVPSTVGKEGEEWEVELPFVGKEEGEHVEEPPFEEEEEKLGVREEEEEREQELPSEEEEAALEVVPPTVGKEGEEWEVELPSEAKEEEESAKVEKELESVLPTVGWVEEWEVEWPSVREEEEEHEREHLIEEEE; translated from the exons ATGGAAGTGGTACCCCCAACTGTGGGGAAGGAAGGTGAGGAGTGGGAGGTGGAGCTCCCTTTCGAGGGGAAGAAAGAGGAGCGCGAGGAGGAGTTGGAAGTGGTGCCCCTAATTGTGGGGAAGGAAGGCGAGGAGTGGGAG AGGGAGGAAGAAGTGGAGCGCGAGCAGGAGCCCCCATCCGAGGAGGAAGAGGCGGCGTTGGAAGTGGTGCCCCCAATTGTGGGAAAGGAAGACTTGGAGTGGGAGGTGGAGCTCCCTTATGAGGGGAAGGAAGAAGGGGAGCGTGAGAAGGAGCCCCGATCCAAGGAGAAAGAGGAGGAGCTGGAAGTGGTGCCCCCAATTGTGGGGAAGGAAGGCGAGAAGTTGGAGCAGGAGCTCCCTTTCGAGGAGAAGGAAGTAGGGGAGCGCGTGGAGGAGCTCCCAtccgaggaggaagaggaggagttGGAAGTGGTGCCCTCAACTGTGGGGAAGGAAGGTGAGGAGTGGGAGGTGGAGCTCCCTTTCGTGGGGAAGGAAGAAGGGGAGCACGTGGAGGAGCCCCCAttcgaggaggaagaggagaagtTGGGAGTG agggaggaagaagaggagcgcGAGCAGGAGCTCCCATCCGAGGAGGAAGAGGCGGCGTTGGAAGTGGTGCCCCCAACTGTGGGGAAGGAAGGCGAGGAGTGGGAGGTGGAGCTCCCTTCCGAGgcgaaggaagaagaggagtcCGCGAAGGTGGAAAAGGAGTTGGAATCGGTGCTCCCAACTGTGGGGTGGGTAGAGGAGTGGGAGGTGGAGTGGCCTTCCgtgagggaggaagaagaggagcacGAGAGGGAGCACCTAATCGAGGAGGAGGAATAG
- the LOC112873099 gene encoding GDSL esterase/lipase EXL3-like has protein sequence MRAPSHAPLLPPSRIKRAPSPTPLPSQRSSAPSPTPIPPSRKGAPPPTPRLPTPRLGAPLPSPILPPPKQGNPPPQPGAPPSTPAPAVAPGGPKVPALIAFGDSIVDTGNNNYLMTVVKANFPPYGREYPGHKATGRFSDGKISVDFIASALGVKEMLPPYLNKSLTLEDLKTGVSFASAGSGYNNATCKTSSTMTIERQLQLFAEYKAKVGAIPDRALFIVCSGSNDIVEHFTLADGMSSPEYAYMMAARAISLVERLIGEGARQIALTGAPPIGCVPSQRRMAGGVKTQCATDRNQLALMFNRKLSLEVAKLAGRFRGVNIFYVDLYSILGDVVQRYKDLGFTNGKDSCCGYLGFAVGPLCNIGSRLCPDPSQYVFWDSYHPTEKAYKLMIDEFIRRYMRYIH, from the exons ATGAGGGCTCCTTCCCatgctcctcttcttcctccctctaGAATAAAGCGTGCTCCATCTCCCACACCTCTTCCTTCCCAAAGGTCTAGTGCACCATCTCCAACTCCTATTCCTCCCTCTCGAAAAGGCGCTCCACCTCCTACTCCTCGTCTTCCCACCCCACGGTTGGGAGCACCACTACCTTCTCCTATTCTTCCTCCGCCTAAGCAAGGCAATCCTCCTCCTCAGCCAGGGGCTCCGCCCTCAACTCCAGCTCCAGCGGTGGCACCTGGTGGGCCCAAGGTGCCAGCCTTGATCGCGTTTGGGGACTCCATTGTGgacaccggcaacaacaactaTCTTATGACCGTCGTGAAGGCCAACTTCCCACCGTATGGTAGGGAGTACCCTGGCCACAAGGCCACTGGCCGGTTCTCTGATGGCAAGATCTCCGTGGACTTCATAG CGTCTGCACTTGGGGTGAAGGAGATGCTCCCACCGTACCTGAACAAGAGTCTcaccctggaggacctcaaGACCGGCGTCAGCTTCGCGTCGGCGGGCAGCGGCTACAACAACGCCACATGCAAGACATCG TCGACCATGACGATCGAGCGGCAGCTGCAGCTGTTCGCCGAGTACAAGGCGAAGGTGGGGGCCATCCCCGATAGGGCCCTCTTCATCGTCTGCTCCGGCAGCAACGACATCGTGGAGCACTTCACCCTTGCCGACGGCATGAGCTCGCCCGAGTACGCCTACATGATGGCCGCGAGAGCCATCTCCTTGGTCGAG AGGCTAATCGGCGAGGGCGCGCGGCAGATCGCGCTGACCGGGGCACCGCCGATAGGGTGCGTGCCCTCGCAGCGGCGCATGGCCGGCGGCGTGAAGACGCAGTGTGCAACGGACCGCAACCAGCTGGCGCTCATGTTCAACAGAAAGCTGAGCCTGGAGGTGGCCAAGCTGGCCGGCAGGTTCCGCGGCGTCAACATCTTCTACGTTGACCTCTACTCCATCCTCGGCGACGTGGTCCAACGCTACAAGGACCTGGGGTTCACCAACGGCAAGGACTCGTGCTGCGGCTACTTGGGCTTTGCCGTGGGCCCGCTCTGCAACATTGGGAGCCGTCTCTGCCCGGACCCGTCACAGTACGTGTTCTGGGACAGCTACCACCCCACCGAGAAGGCCTACAAGCTCATGATCGATGAGTTCATCCGGAGATACATGAGATACATCCATTAG